A genome region from Parafrankia irregularis includes the following:
- a CDS encoding YcaO-like family protein, with protein sequence MNLTTTDLIPEPPAADLPYPSLYDERTGVVRRLAPRRIPPWFPPSFSLTHAWLCDTTWFGPWPADATGAGYAFADPRRALAAALGEAAERYCGNLVPAGLTTASYRDLADAGVEAIDPDQLALYSPAQYATPGFPLVPMSRDLEQQWAAGRDLRTGIAVLVPASLVWVSWNAPAAAHPVPRTNPIIQAGLAAGPDRASAEGGALLEVVERDAMTMSWFGGRGLREAVPPGWLRDFCRGPQGALDVRFLAFDDEFGVPVVGALVTDDRTGYLTLGMGVHPDPVDAALKACGEALQLQLFVADYDDPDGPYAQVAASPTSPLRPWRSDRAYLRSYRDDLSDVVDYGCHLQLYLDPAARERFRRTVADTIVGSVELTDLGSAPAHAPGPAAADLVDRLAGAGHRAVAVDVTTPDVRRAGLHVTRVVVPGLYSNTAVGLPFLGGHRLPAARTAPRTAVLPSIPLPH encoded by the coding sequence ATGAATCTCACGACAACCGACCTGATCCCCGAGCCGCCCGCCGCGGACCTGCCGTACCCGTCGCTGTACGACGAGCGGACGGGGGTCGTGCGTCGGCTGGCACCCCGCCGGATCCCACCCTGGTTCCCGCCGTCGTTCAGCCTGACCCACGCCTGGCTGTGCGACACGACCTGGTTCGGGCCGTGGCCGGCGGACGCCACCGGGGCCGGCTACGCCTTCGCGGATCCACGGCGCGCCCTCGCCGCGGCGTTGGGCGAGGCCGCTGAACGGTACTGCGGCAACCTCGTCCCGGCGGGGCTGACCACCGCCAGTTACCGGGATCTCGCCGACGCCGGCGTCGAGGCGATCGACCCGGACCAGCTCGCTCTGTACTCACCTGCTCAGTACGCGACGCCGGGATTCCCCCTGGTCCCGATGAGCCGGGACCTCGAACAGCAGTGGGCGGCCGGCCGGGACCTGCGCACCGGCATCGCCGTCCTCGTGCCGGCGTCGCTCGTCTGGGTGTCCTGGAACGCTCCCGCCGCCGCCCATCCGGTGCCCCGGACGAACCCGATCATCCAGGCCGGTCTCGCCGCCGGCCCGGACCGCGCGAGCGCCGAGGGGGGCGCGCTGCTGGAAGTCGTCGAACGTGACGCGATGACCATGTCCTGGTTCGGCGGGCGGGGCCTTCGCGAAGCGGTGCCGCCGGGCTGGCTGCGGGACTTCTGCCGCGGGCCGCAGGGCGCGCTGGACGTCCGGTTCCTCGCCTTCGACGACGAGTTCGGCGTGCCGGTCGTCGGGGCGCTGGTCACCGACGACCGGACCGGCTACCTGACGTTGGGCATGGGGGTGCATCCGGACCCGGTGGACGCGGCGCTGAAAGCGTGCGGGGAGGCGCTGCAGCTGCAGTTGTTCGTCGCCGACTACGACGACCCCGACGGGCCCTACGCCCAGGTCGCGGCCAGCCCGACCAGCCCGCTGCGGCCCTGGCGGTCTGATCGGGCCTACCTCCGCTCCTACCGCGACGACCTGTCCGACGTCGTGGACTACGGCTGCCACCTCCAGCTCTACCTCGACCCGGCCGCGCGGGAGCGGTTCCGCCGGACCGTTGCGGACACCATCGTCGGATCCGTCGAGCTGACGGATCTCGGCTCCGCTCCGGCGCACGCACCCGGACCGGCAGCGGCCGACCTGGTCGACCGGCTCGCCGGAGCCGGTCACCGGGCGGTCGCGGTCGACGTGACCACGCCGGACGTACGCCGCGCCGGTCTGCACGTCACGCGGGTCGTCGTCCCCGGCCTGTACAGCAACACCGCGGTCGGACTGCCGTTCCTCGGCGGACACCGACTGCCCGCGGCGCGCACCGCACCGCGCACCGCGGTCCTGCCGTCGATACCGCTGCCGCACTGA
- a CDS encoding FecCD family ABC transporter permease, with amino-acid sequence MPRLPASRSPTTGQGRFLVLLVTLVAATPVVLALAVSLGAVRLPVGEVWSSVLAHTAAGLGGSEPRTGVNDQIIWQVRVPRVLLGFVVGAGLAVAGATLQAVVRNPLADPYVLGVSSGAGLAAVAALTLGGAGWPARLGVSGAAFAGGLLTLGAVLVLGRNGGRVDPGRLLLAGVALGYLLQAATSYLQLRVSSNQLAHLLFWLLGTVSGADWQKLGLPAAVVGVCTGWLVLRGRALNALLLGDDLAASAGVAVSRLRTELLVVTALLTGAVIAVAGGVQFVGLVAPHCVRLIVGADHRRLLPLSALLGGNFLVLADLAARTVSMPLELPLTVVTAVVGVPFFLVLLRRGTPAGTP; translated from the coding sequence CTGCCGCGCCTGCCGGCGTCCCGGTCACCGACCACCGGCCAGGGCCGGTTCCTGGTCCTTCTCGTGACACTCGTCGCCGCGACACCCGTCGTCCTCGCGCTCGCCGTGAGCCTCGGCGCGGTCCGCCTCCCCGTGGGTGAGGTGTGGTCGAGCGTGCTCGCACACACCGCGGCCGGCCTGGGTGGCAGCGAGCCGCGGACCGGGGTCAACGACCAGATCATCTGGCAGGTCCGGGTCCCCCGGGTCCTGCTGGGGTTCGTCGTCGGCGCGGGTCTCGCGGTTGCCGGCGCGACCTTGCAGGCCGTCGTCCGCAACCCGCTCGCCGACCCCTACGTGCTGGGGGTCTCCTCCGGCGCGGGGCTGGCCGCCGTCGCCGCACTGACCCTCGGCGGCGCAGGCTGGCCGGCCCGGCTGGGTGTGTCGGGGGCAGCGTTCGCCGGCGGCCTGCTCACCCTCGGCGCGGTGCTGGTGCTCGGCCGGAACGGGGGCCGCGTCGACCCGGGCCGGCTGCTGCTGGCCGGCGTGGCGCTCGGCTACCTGTTGCAGGCGGCGACGAGCTACCTGCAACTGCGTGTCAGCAGCAACCAGCTGGCGCATCTGTTGTTCTGGCTGCTGGGGACGGTGTCGGGAGCGGACTGGCAGAAGCTCGGCCTGCCGGCCGCGGTCGTCGGTGTGTGCACCGGCTGGCTGGTTCTGCGCGGGCGGGCGCTCAACGCCCTGCTGCTCGGCGACGACCTCGCCGCGTCCGCGGGTGTCGCCGTCAGCAGGCTGCGCACCGAACTGCTCGTCGTCACCGCCCTGCTGACCGGCGCCGTCATCGCGGTCGCGGGAGGGGTGCAGTTCGTGGGCCTCGTCGCTCCGCACTGCGTACGGCTGATCGTCGGCGCCGACCACCGGCGGCTGTTGCCCCTGTCCGCCCTGCTCGGGGGGAACTTCCTGGTCCTTGCCGACCTCGCCGCCCGGACGGTCAGCATGCCGCTGGAACTGCCCCTCACCGTCGTGACCGCCGTCGTCGGGGTTCCGTTCTTCCTGGTACTTCTGCGCCGCGGCACCCCGGCGGGTACGCCGTGA
- a CDS encoding ABC transporter ATP-binding protein: MTGLRLDAVEVHLAGAPIVRDLTVDCPAGTFVGLLGPNGSGKSTALRTVYHALRPRAGAVLLDGVDLHRDLGPRATARQVAALTQDNAGEVHLRVRDIVATGRLPHQSSFSPASQNDRTVVTDALSAVGMTGQADRPFAGLSGGEKQRVLLARALAQQPRVLVLDEPTNHLDIGARLDLLDLVRSLGITVLAALHDLDLAAAYCDIVHVLADGELLAAGPPADVLTPELLRQVFKVAAHRTIHPITGRPHFAFAALTAPPAPRPAEPADHPSPGPAPASDTPLSSPPRLEGTP; the protein is encoded by the coding sequence GTGACCGGGCTGCGCCTCGACGCCGTCGAGGTTCACCTGGCCGGCGCGCCGATTGTGCGGGACCTGACGGTGGACTGCCCTGCGGGCACGTTCGTCGGCCTGCTCGGACCGAACGGAAGTGGCAAGTCCACCGCCCTGCGGACCGTCTACCACGCCCTGCGGCCCCGAGCCGGGGCCGTGCTCCTCGACGGTGTCGACCTGCACCGTGATCTCGGCCCGCGGGCCACCGCACGGCAGGTGGCCGCGCTCACCCAGGACAACGCCGGGGAGGTCCACCTGCGGGTCCGCGACATTGTCGCCACCGGCCGCCTCCCGCACCAGAGCAGTTTCAGCCCGGCGTCCCAGAACGACCGGACGGTCGTCACCGACGCGCTGAGCGCCGTCGGCATGACCGGGCAGGCGGACCGGCCCTTCGCCGGCCTGTCCGGTGGTGAGAAACAGCGCGTCCTGCTCGCCCGCGCGCTCGCCCAGCAGCCGCGGGTGCTCGTTCTCGACGAGCCCACGAACCACCTTGACATCGGCGCGCGGCTCGACCTGCTCGACCTGGTCCGTTCCCTCGGCATCACCGTCCTGGCCGCGTTGCACGACCTCGACCTCGCTGCCGCCTACTGCGACATCGTCCACGTCCTCGCCGACGGAGAACTCCTCGCGGCCGGTCCCCCCGCCGACGTCCTCACCCCCGAACTGCTCCGTCAGGTGTTCAAGGTCGCCGCCCACCGAACCATCCATCCCATCACCGGCCGCCCCCACTTCGCCTTCGCCGCCCTCACCGCGCCCCCTGCACCCCGGCCGGCCGAGCCGGCCGACCACCCGTCGCCCGGCCCTGCCCCCGCCAGCGACACACCGCTGTCATCACCCCCGCGCCTCGAAGGAACCCCGTGA
- a CDS encoding ABC transporter substrate-binding protein, protein MNDRASRPHRLRRTAPALALAFLMSGAPFAACGDSPAPAAAPSSGSRQEGFPVTVTNCGRTLHFDQAPSRIVSGWPTSTDLLAALGLTDRVVGQYNTGNGTAGSTYAEAVADIPVLSDAAPSRERLLAARPDLIWADGSYLFDGQQLPTIDELAAQGTQVMILSGFCTDDATRARVADVRTDLAALGQIFGVETRAQELTGQIDTRLAAVAAKVNATRPVPIAMISSFGGAIYTYEGVYSDIATRAGAINIYAGTLPAGQYYGELSKESLLQKNPGTLVYLLSGAETETAARTTLTETLSAVTAVRTGRVVFLPQWNSTNLAGVDGVETLAAALHP, encoded by the coding sequence GTGAACGACCGCGCCTCTCGCCCGCACCGGCTGCGCCGCACCGCCCCTGCACTCGCCCTGGCGTTCCTGATGTCCGGCGCCCCGTTCGCCGCCTGTGGCGACTCCCCGGCCCCCGCAGCGGCCCCCTCCTCCGGCAGCCGGCAGGAAGGCTTCCCCGTCACCGTCACCAACTGCGGACGCACCCTGCACTTCGACCAGGCGCCGAGCCGGATCGTCTCGGGCTGGCCCACCAGCACCGACCTGCTCGCCGCACTCGGCCTCACCGACCGGGTCGTCGGCCAGTACAACACCGGCAACGGCACCGCCGGATCCACCTACGCCGAGGCCGTCGCCGACATCCCTGTGCTCAGCGACGCCGCCCCGAGCCGCGAGCGGCTCCTCGCCGCCCGCCCCGACCTGATCTGGGCCGACGGCTCCTACCTGTTCGACGGCCAGCAGCTACCGACCATCGACGAGCTCGCCGCCCAGGGCACCCAGGTGATGATCCTCAGCGGTTTCTGCACCGACGACGCCACCCGCGCCCGGGTCGCCGACGTCAGGACCGACCTGGCCGCCCTCGGCCAGATCTTCGGCGTCGAGACCAGGGCACAGGAACTCACCGGCCAGATCGACACCCGCCTCGCCGCGGTGGCGGCGAAGGTGAACGCCACGCGACCCGTCCCCATCGCGATGATCAGTAGCTTCGGTGGGGCGATCTACACCTACGAAGGCGTCTACAGCGACATCGCCACCCGCGCCGGCGCCATCAACATCTACGCCGGGACCCTGCCCGCCGGGCAGTACTACGGCGAGCTGTCGAAGGAGAGCCTCCTCCAGAAGAACCCGGGCACCCTCGTCTATCTGCTCAGCGGCGCTGAGACCGAGACGGCGGCCCGTACGACGCTCACCGAGACCCTGTCCGCGGTGACCGCGGTCCGCACCGGCAGGGTCGTCTTCCTGCCGCAGTGGAACTCGACCAACCTCGCCGGCGTCGACGGCGTCGAAACCCTCGCCGCCGCCCTGCATCCATGA
- a CDS encoding MFS transporter — translation MTITPPADAAPPDHTPTGQAAGGYRLFLTARAISWTGSAISLVALPLLIYQRSGSPALTGLLTALEATPYLLLGLPAGAWADRLDPRRVLGLSALASCLLLASIPLADAAGLLTTSHLLVAAAGSATALTFSDAAGFRALAALVPPGLMGQATGRLSAVSTVIALLGPATGGLLATALGASTAIAVDAASFAVSAVLMARLPLPLTPTPGVPPAGRSLPAEIGEGLRWVWNHRLVRTLTLLGVGNSLTAGFITGLIVVVAVRHLDLPSDDGRIGLLYAAAGAGSLLASLLLPPLQRHLPVGWITLGGLAAGLLFLAGWSASRTLTLGALTLLGWQATNTLVSLNGIVIRQTVAPLELQARVNTTARIIAWGGQPAGALLGGLVTEHAGLGPALTLGSSGLALSLLTGAFTRLRHRDHLGALTPAAPRPTRAPA, via the coding sequence ATGACCATCACGCCTCCGGCCGACGCGGCCCCGCCGGACCACACCCCCACCGGCCAGGCAGCAGGGGGCTACCGGCTGTTCCTGACCGCCCGCGCGATCTCCTGGACCGGCTCCGCGATCAGCCTTGTCGCCCTGCCACTGCTGATCTACCAACGCAGCGGCAGCCCAGCGCTCACCGGGCTGCTCACCGCCCTCGAAGCGACCCCCTACCTCCTGCTCGGCCTGCCCGCCGGGGCCTGGGCCGACCGCCTCGACCCACGCCGCGTCCTCGGCCTGTCCGCGCTGGCCAGCTGCCTGCTGCTGGCCAGCATCCCGCTCGCCGACGCCGCCGGCCTGCTGACCACCAGTCACCTGCTGGTCGCGGCCGCCGGGAGCGCGACCGCGCTGACCTTCTCCGACGCTGCCGGGTTCCGCGCCCTGGCAGCCCTCGTTCCGCCCGGCCTCATGGGACAGGCCACCGGACGCCTCAGCGCCGTCAGCACCGTCATCGCCCTGCTCGGCCCCGCAACCGGTGGCCTGCTCGCGACCGCCCTCGGAGCAAGCACCGCAATAGCCGTCGACGCAGCCAGCTTCGCCGTGTCCGCCGTGCTCATGGCCCGCCTACCGCTACCGCTGACGCCGACGCCTGGCGTGCCGCCGGCGGGACGGTCGCTACCCGCGGAGATCGGCGAAGGACTGCGCTGGGTGTGGAACCACCGACTGGTCCGCACCCTCACCCTCCTCGGCGTCGGCAACAGTCTCACCGCCGGCTTCATCACCGGCCTGATCGTCGTCGTCGCCGTCCGCCACCTCGACCTGCCCAGCGACGACGGACGAATCGGCCTGCTCTACGCCGCCGCCGGCGCCGGTAGTCTCCTCGCCAGCCTTCTCCTCCCGCCCCTGCAACGGCATCTACCGGTGGGATGGATCACCCTCGGCGGACTCGCCGCCGGCCTGCTCTTCCTCGCCGGCTGGTCCGCGAGCCGCACCCTCACCCTCGGCGCGCTCACCCTGCTCGGCTGGCAGGCCACCAACACCCTCGTCAGCCTCAACGGCATCGTCATCCGCCAGACCGTCGCGCCTCTCGAACTCCAGGCCCGGGTCAACACCACCGCACGGATCATCGCCTGGGGCGGTCAACCCGCCGGCGCCCTGCTCGGCGGGCTGGTCACCGAGCACGCCGGACTCGGCCCCGCCCTCACCCTCGGCAGCAGCGGACTCGCCCTCTCCCTGCTCACGGGAGCATTCACCCGGCTGCGCCACCGCGACCATCTCGGCGCGCTCACGCCCGCCGCCCCGCGGCCAACCCGAGCACCGGCCTGA
- a CDS encoding cytochrome P450, giving the protein MTQGETMSTATDVYYDPYDTDIDAEPHAVWRRMRDEAPVYRNDRYDFWALSRHADVDAASRDPRTFSSARGTTLELLSSGGEAPRMMIFIDPPEHSRLRVLFSRAFTPRRISALHEQIREECRTLLDPHVGSAGFDYVADFGAQLPSRVISALLGVSPTDQPRILDVINTMFHIEPGVGMINDTALNAMFELHTYLVDQLAERRAHPRDDMFSALVQAELTEDDGTTRRLDDQEAANFGVLLVSAGTETVARLIGWAGLALADFPDQRELLVADPGLIPNAVEELLRYEAPSPSQGRSLTRDVTLHGVTIPEGSKVLLLTGSAGRDERAFPNPDVLDVRRRIEAHLSFGLGAHYCLGAALARLEGRIALEETLRRFPRWDVDRAGAVRLHTSTVRGYKNLPIAV; this is encoded by the coding sequence ATGACGCAGGGGGAGACCATGTCCACCGCCACCGACGTCTACTACGACCCCTACGACACGGACATCGACGCCGAGCCGCACGCGGTGTGGCGGCGGATGCGCGACGAGGCGCCGGTGTACCGCAACGACCGGTACGACTTCTGGGCGCTGTCGCGGCACGCCGACGTGGACGCGGCGTCGCGTGACCCGCGGACGTTCAGCTCGGCGCGGGGAACGACGCTGGAGCTGCTCTCCTCCGGCGGTGAGGCGCCCCGGATGATGATCTTCATTGACCCGCCGGAGCACTCGCGGCTGCGGGTGCTGTTCTCCCGGGCCTTCACCCCGCGGCGCATCTCGGCGCTGCACGAGCAGATCCGCGAGGAGTGCCGCACCCTGCTCGACCCGCATGTGGGCAGTGCCGGGTTCGACTACGTCGCGGACTTCGGCGCCCAGCTGCCGTCGCGGGTGATCTCGGCGCTGCTCGGCGTGTCACCGACCGACCAGCCGCGGATCCTCGACGTCATCAACACGATGTTCCACATCGAGCCCGGCGTCGGCATGATCAACGACACCGCCCTCAACGCGATGTTCGAGCTGCACACCTACCTCGTCGACCAGCTCGCCGAACGGCGCGCGCACCCCCGCGACGACATGTTCAGCGCCCTCGTCCAGGCCGAGCTCACCGAGGACGACGGCACCACCCGCCGGCTCGACGACCAGGAGGCGGCCAACTTCGGCGTGCTGCTCGTCTCCGCCGGTACCGAGACCGTCGCGCGGCTGATCGGCTGGGCGGGCCTCGCCCTCGCCGACTTCCCCGACCAGCGGGAGCTGCTCGTCGCCGACCCGGGCCTGATCCCGAACGCGGTCGAGGAGCTGCTCCGCTACGAGGCCCCCTCGCCGAGCCAGGGCCGCAGCCTCACCCGCGACGTCACCCTGCACGGCGTCACCATCCCCGAGGGCAGCAAGGTCCTGCTGCTCACCGGCTCGGCCGGGCGTGACGAGCGCGCGTTCCCGAACCCCGACGTGCTCGACGTCCGCCGGCGTATCGAGGCGCATCTGTCCTTCGGCCTCGGCGCGCACTACTGCCTCGGCGCCGCCCTCGCCCGCCTCGAAGGGCGGATCGCGCTGGAGGAGACCCTGCGCCGCTTCCCGCGCTGGGACGTCGACCGGGCCGGCGCCGTGCGCCTGCACACCAGCACCGTGCGCGGCTACAAGAACCTTCCGATCGCCGTGTGA
- a CDS encoding enoyl-CoA hydratase/isomerase family protein, giving the protein MTTSIPTPTDPTPTDAATPTDGAVAAVTEVAADGELTLTVTDDGIARVTLNRPDAGNALTMGQRDALLTWFARFNADPSVRVVVLGSTGRFFCTGADLRQQRSAGPRPDGVPEKLVGDIRRAMTTGGINVVHAILDCEKPVIAAVQGTAAGIGAHLVFACDLVVAADNAKFIEIFARRGLAVDGLGTWLLPRLVGLARARELVLLAEDIPATRAAEIGLIARTVPAEELAATVDDLATRLAAGPTRAHSANKWLLNRSLDVDRHTLAQEEAWVVEALSYTEDADEGVRSFVERRPTRFRGF; this is encoded by the coding sequence GTGACGACATCGATCCCCACGCCGACGGACCCCACCCCGACCGACGCCGCGACGCCCACCGACGGTGCCGTCGCGGCCGTGACCGAGGTGGCGGCGGACGGTGAGCTGACCCTGACGGTGACCGACGACGGCATCGCCCGGGTCACCCTCAACCGGCCGGACGCCGGTAACGCCCTCACCATGGGGCAGCGCGACGCCCTGCTCACCTGGTTCGCCCGTTTCAACGCGGACCCGTCCGTGCGCGTCGTCGTCCTCGGCAGCACCGGACGTTTCTTCTGCACCGGCGCGGACCTGCGCCAGCAGCGCTCCGCCGGGCCGCGCCCCGACGGTGTGCCCGAGAAGCTCGTCGGTGACATCCGCCGGGCGATGACCACCGGCGGCATCAACGTGGTGCACGCGATCCTCGACTGCGAGAAGCCGGTGATCGCCGCCGTGCAGGGCACCGCGGCCGGCATCGGCGCGCACCTGGTGTTCGCCTGCGACCTGGTCGTCGCCGCCGACAACGCCAAGTTCATCGAGATCTTCGCCCGCCGCGGGCTGGCCGTCGACGGCCTCGGGACCTGGCTGCTGCCGCGGCTGGTCGGCCTTGCCCGCGCCCGCGAGCTGGTCCTGCTCGCCGAGGACATCCCGGCCACCCGCGCCGCCGAGATCGGCCTGATCGCGCGGACCGTGCCCGCCGAGGAACTCGCCGCGACCGTCGACGACCTGGCCACCCGGCTCGCCGCCGGGCCGACCCGCGCACACAGCGCCAACAAGTGGCTGCTCAACCGTTCGCTGGACGTCGACCGGCACACCCTGGCGCAGGAGGAGGCCTGGGTCGTGGAGGCACTGTCCTACACCGAGGACGCCGACGAGGGCGTGCGCAGCTTCGTCGAACGCCGCCCCACCCGCTTCCGCGGCTTCTGA
- a CDS encoding acyl-CoA dehydrogenase family protein has product MHFDLDEDQRALQDTVRRLAEEVFPVERTRGWAEPGGFDRAAWSALAELGTFAVYQPEERGGLALPLVNAVLAYQTLGACLVPGPLVAAALAADLDGDSGAVGGGEVVPAVVVRPEPGAPLLVEHLRDADVVYVLDAHGIERLDPAALSATPVTQPLDPTTPLSLVTGLPRGEEVGDAAQAARWSLLGSLLSSALLVGHALRVLDLATVYAQQREQFGRPIGTFQAVKHMLADCFARGEVARAAVDAAGVIVDEPGALDITEPGPGGGSAVRAVAAARVLAAEAALVNCRTAIQVHGGMGFTWEVDLHLHLKRALLLETSYTTSDAAAEAVAQSLQRVP; this is encoded by the coding sequence ATGCACTTCGACCTGGATGAAGACCAGCGCGCGTTGCAGGACACCGTCCGCCGGCTGGCCGAGGAGGTCTTCCCGGTGGAGCGGACCCGCGGCTGGGCCGAGCCGGGTGGGTTCGACCGCGCGGCCTGGAGCGCGCTCGCCGAGCTCGGCACGTTCGCCGTCTACCAGCCGGAGGAGCGCGGGGGGCTCGCGCTGCCGCTCGTCAACGCCGTCCTCGCCTACCAGACGCTGGGCGCCTGCCTGGTGCCGGGCCCGCTGGTCGCGGCGGCGCTCGCCGCCGACCTCGACGGTGACAGCGGGGCGGTCGGCGGCGGGGAGGTCGTCCCGGCGGTCGTGGTGCGTCCGGAACCGGGCGCGCCGCTGCTCGTCGAGCATCTGCGCGACGCCGACGTCGTCTACGTCCTCGACGCGCACGGCATCGAACGGCTCGACCCGGCGGCGCTGAGCGCGACGCCGGTGACCCAGCCACTGGACCCGACCACGCCGCTGTCGCTGGTGACGGGCCTCCCGCGGGGTGAGGAGGTCGGCGACGCGGCGCAGGCCGCCCGCTGGTCGCTGCTCGGCTCGCTGCTCAGCTCCGCACTGCTCGTGGGCCACGCGCTGCGCGTCCTCGACCTGGCGACCGTGTACGCGCAGCAACGCGAGCAGTTCGGCCGGCCCATCGGGACGTTCCAGGCCGTGAAGCACATGCTCGCGGACTGCTTCGCCCGCGGCGAGGTCGCCCGGGCCGCCGTCGACGCCGCGGGCGTGATCGTCGACGAACCCGGCGCACTCGACATCACCGAGCCCGGGCCCGGCGGCGGGTCGGCCGTCCGTGCCGTCGCCGCGGCGCGGGTGCTGGCCGCCGAGGCGGCGCTGGTCAACTGCCGGACCGCGATCCAGGTGCACGGCGGGATGGGGTTCACCTGGGAGGTGGACCTCCACCTGCACCTCAAGCGGGCCCTGCTGCTGGAAACCTCCTACACGACGTCCGACGCCGCCGCCGAGGCGGTCGCCCAGAGCCTGCAGAGAGTGCCGTGA
- a CDS encoding acyl-CoA dehydrogenase family protein, protein MLLLDSESEAQFRKEIRAWVRQAVPQLGGPPPERDWQARRRYDSAWQRMLADAGYAGIHWPREYGGRGASPAEHLIFLEESAAAGAPDLGVHFVGQLHAGPTLIAEATDEQRAFHLPRILSGEAVWCQGFSEPGAGSDLAGLRTRAVRDGDHYVVTGQKIWTSYGPVADYCELLVRTDPDAPKHRGITWLIMPMDSPGVDVRPLRTIHGDSEFAEVYLDEVRIPVANRVGAENDGWRVAMVTFGFERGTAFVRELITARTHVAELAALARVLPRGAGTAWDDAGLRRDIGRVAAELDALWALTKRNVTRGMVGVIPPAGGSAFKLSYSETLHHLSALIIRVLDRAALSMDDLPGLPTGQLVHAQLHAFAISIGAGTSQIQRNILAERVLGLPKER, encoded by the coding sequence ATGCTGCTCCTCGACTCCGAGTCCGAGGCCCAGTTCCGCAAGGAGATCCGGGCCTGGGTCCGGCAGGCTGTTCCCCAGCTCGGCGGGCCCCCGCCCGAGCGGGACTGGCAGGCCCGCCGGCGGTATGACAGCGCCTGGCAACGAATGCTTGCCGATGCCGGCTACGCGGGTATCCACTGGCCCCGCGAGTACGGCGGCCGGGGCGCCAGCCCGGCCGAGCATCTGATCTTCCTGGAGGAGTCCGCCGCGGCCGGTGCCCCCGACCTCGGCGTCCACTTCGTCGGCCAGCTGCACGCCGGGCCCACCCTCATCGCCGAGGCGACCGACGAGCAGCGCGCCTTCCACCTGCCCCGGATCCTGTCCGGGGAGGCGGTGTGGTGCCAGGGCTTCTCCGAACCGGGTGCCGGCAGCGACCTCGCCGGGCTGCGCACCCGAGCCGTCCGCGACGGTGACCACTACGTCGTCACCGGGCAGAAGATCTGGACGTCCTACGGCCCGGTCGCCGACTACTGCGAGCTGCTCGTGCGCACCGACCCCGACGCGCCGAAGCACCGCGGGATCACCTGGCTGATCATGCCGATGGACAGTCCGGGTGTCGACGTCCGCCCGCTGCGGACCATCCACGGCGACAGTGAGTTCGCCGAGGTCTACCTGGACGAGGTCCGCATCCCGGTGGCCAACCGGGTCGGCGCGGAGAACGACGGCTGGCGGGTCGCGATGGTCACCTTCGGCTTCGAGCGCGGCACCGCGTTCGTCCGGGAGCTGATCACCGCGCGCACCCACGTCGCCGAACTCGCCGCACTCGCCCGGGTGCTGCCGCGGGGCGCCGGCACCGCCTGGGACGACGCCGGGCTGCGCCGTGACATCGGCCGGGTCGCCGCCGAGCTGGACGCCCTGTGGGCGCTCACCAAGCGCAACGTCACCCGGGGCATGGTCGGGGTCATCCCACCGGCCGGTGGCTCCGCGTTCAAGCTGTCCTACTCGGAGACGCTGCACCACCTGAGCGCACTGATCATCCGGGTGCTGGACCGGGCCGCGCTGAGTATGGACGACCTGCCCGGCCTGCCCACCGGGCAGCTGGTGCACGCCCAGCTGCACGCGTTCGCGATCAGCATCGGTGCCGGGACGTCGCAGATCCAGCGCAACATCCTCGCCGAGCGCGTCCTCGGCCTGCCCAAGGAGCGCTGA